One genomic segment of Fusobacterium mortiferum ATCC 9817 includes these proteins:
- the melB gene encoding melibiose:sodium transporter MelB: MSDKISLKERYSFGLGALGKDLVYGITATFAMVYFTDVLGVKASFIGIVFFIARFWDAINDLMCGVIVDNTKNKFGKFRTWLVIGTLSNAVVLALMFTDFGFSGTALYTYVAVSYVLWGMTYTLMDIPYWAMLPNFSQDKEEREKISVLPRIFASIGNTLIIGGFGLQIINFLGNGNTGKGYSNFAYLISIVFIITIGITVLYVKTPDKIANQSTPENKEKITFKQMKEIILNNDQLLAAIGIILSYNGSMQLVYTTAIYYFIYVCGKEQMFAVFMGFASIAEILGLFIFPKIGKLFERKKIYVIAGTIQILGMITLFLTGIFYPQNIAMTALAGILIKFGAGMQSGIATVILADVVDYGEYKLKKRSESIIFSLQTLLVKFMSAFSALLVGFILDLTGYIPNQIQGPDTIITLRLLVSIFPIFFIILGYIVYKRKYILTQEYMDKIHLSLIKK, encoded by the coding sequence ATGTCTGATAAAATAAGTTTAAAAGAAAGATATTCATTTGGCTTAGGAGCACTGGGAAAAGATTTAGTTTATGGAATAACAGCAACATTTGCTATGGTATACTTTACTGATGTTTTAGGTGTAAAAGCCAGTTTTATAGGAATTGTATTTTTTATAGCTAGGTTTTGGGATGCTATCAATGACTTAATGTGTGGAGTTATTGTAGATAATACAAAAAATAAATTTGGAAAATTTCGTACTTGGTTAGTTATTGGTACTCTATCTAATGCAGTAGTCCTTGCATTAATGTTTACTGATTTTGGTTTTTCTGGAACAGCTCTTTATACATATGTTGCTGTTTCATATGTACTTTGGGGAATGACTTATACTCTTATGGATATTCCTTATTGGGCAATGCTTCCTAACTTTTCTCAAGATAAAGAAGAGAGAGAAAAAATCTCTGTACTTCCTAGAATATTTGCTTCTATCGGAAATACATTAATTATAGGAGGATTTGGATTACAAATCATAAATTTTCTTGGAAATGGAAACACTGGAAAAGGATATTCAAATTTCGCTTATTTAATTTCTATTGTTTTTATTATAACTATTGGAATTACTGTTTTATATGTAAAAACACCAGATAAGATTGCTAATCAGTCTACCCCTGAAAATAAAGAAAAAATAACTTTTAAGCAAATGAAGGAAATTATTTTAAATAATGATCAATTACTTGCTGCAATTGGAATAATACTATCATATAATGGTTCTATGCAATTAGTTTATACTACAGCTATCTATTATTTCATTTATGTATGTGGTAAAGAGCAAATGTTTGCTGTTTTTATGGGATTTGCTTCTATTGCTGAAATATTAGGATTATTTATTTTTCCTAAAATAGGTAAGCTATTTGAAAGAAAAAAAATCTATGTTATTGCTGGTACTATCCAAATTTTAGGAATGATTACTCTATTTCTAACTGGTATCTTTTATCCACAAAATATAGCTATGACAGCTCTTGCTGGAATTCTAATTAAATTTGGTGCTGGAATGCAATCAGGTATAGCTACTGTAATTTTAGCTGATGTAGTAGATTATGGAGAATATAAATTGAAAAAACGTAGCGAATCTATAATATTTTCCTTACAAACACTACTTGTTAAATTTATGTCAGCTTTCTCAGCTTTATTAGTAGGATTTATCTTAGATTTAACTGGTTATATTCCTAATCAAATTCAAGGACCAGATACAATAATTACTTTACGTTTATTAGTTTCTATTTTCCCGATTTTCTTTATAATTTTAGGTTATATAGTTTATAAAAGAAAATATATCTTAACACAAGAATATATGGATAAAATACACTTATCTTTAATAAAAAAATAA